From the genome of Phyllostomus discolor isolate MPI-MPIP mPhyDis1 chromosome 12, mPhyDis1.pri.v3, whole genome shotgun sequence, one region includes:
- the KATNB1 gene encoding katanin p80 WD40 repeat-containing subunit B1: MATPVVTKMAWKLQEIVAHASNVSSLVLGKGSGRLLATGGDDCRVNLWSINKPNCIMSLTGHTSPVESVRLNAPEELIVAGSQSGSIRVWDLEAAKILRTLVGHKANICSLDFHPYGEFVASGSQDTNIKLWDIRRKGCVFRYRGHSQAVRCLRFSPDGKWLASAADDHTVKLWDLTAGKMMSEFPGHTGPVSVVEFHPNEYLLASGSSDRTIRFWDLEKFQVVSCIEGEPGPVRSILFNPDGCCLYSGCQDSLRVYGWEPERCFDVVPVSWGKVADLAVCNNQLIGVAFAQSNVSSYVVDLTRVTRTGTVAQDPVQDSRPLAHQPPPPTAPLRRIYERPSTTCSKPQRVKQNSESERRSPSSEDDRDERESRAEIQNAEDYNEIFQPKNSISRTPPRRSEPFPAPPEDDMAIAKEAAKPSPAMDTQFPVPNLEAPPWPQPVTSTPAPKAEPAIIPATRNEPIGLKASDFLPAVKIPQQTELVDEDAMSQIRKGHDTMCVVLTSRHKNLDTVRAVWTTGDIKTSVDSAVAINDLSVVVDLLNIVNQKASLWKLDLCTTVLPQIEKLLQSKYESYVQTGCTSLKLILQRFLPLITDILAAPPSVGVDISREERLHKCRLCYKQLKGISGLVKSKAGLSGRHGSAFRELHLLMASLD, encoded by the exons AGCCTGACGGGTCACACGTCCCCAGTGGAGAGCGTCCGCCTCAACGCCCCCGAGGAGCTCATTGTGGCCGGCTCCCAGTCGGGCTCCATCCGCGTCTGGGACCTGGAAGCTGCCAAAA TCCTCCGCACGCTCGTGGGGCACAAGGCCAACATCTGCAGCCTGGACTTCCACCCGTACGGCGAGTTCGTGGCCTCGGGGTCGCAGGACACGAACATCAAG ctctgggacatCCGGAGGAAAGGCTGTGTCTTCCGGTACAGG GGGCACAGCCAGGCCGTGCGGTGTCTCCGGTTCAGCCCCGACGGGAAGTGGTTGGCGTCGGCTGCGGATGACCACACAGTGAAG ctcTGGGACCTGACTGCTGGCAAGATGATGTCCGAGTTCCCCGGCCACACGGGGCCCGTCAGTGTAGTGGAGTTCCATCCCAACGAGTACCTCCTGGCCTCTGGCAGCTCGGACAG GACGATCCGTTTCTGGGACCTGGAGAAATTCCAGGTGGTGAGCTGTATTGAAGGGGAGCCCGGGCCCGTCAG GAGCATCCTCTTCAACCCCGACGGCTGCTGCCTGTACAGCGGCTGCCAGGACTCGCTGCGCGTCTACGGCTGGGAGCCCGAGCGCTGCTTCGACGTGGTCCCGGTCAGCTGGGGCAAGGTGGCCGACCTGGCCGTCTGCAACAACCAGCTG ATAGGCGTGGCCTTCGCCCAGAGCAACGTCTCCTCTTACGTGGTGGACCTGACCCGGGTCACCAGGACAGGCACCGTGGCCCAGGACCCCGTGCAGGACAGCCGGCCCTTGGCTCAtcagccccctcctcccactgccccactCCGGCGCATCTACGAGCGTCCCAGCACAACCTGCAGCAAGCCTCAGAG GGTGAAGCAGAACTCGGAGAGCGAGCGCCGCAGCCCCAGCAGCGAGGACGACCGGGACGAGCGGGAGTCGCGGGCGGAGATCCAGAACGCGGAGGACTACAACGAGATCTTCCAGCCCAAGAACAGCATCA GTCGGACACCGCCCCGAAGAAGTGAGCCCTTCCCAGCACCCCCAGAAGATg ACATGGCCATAGCCAAGGAGGCGGCGAAGCCCAGCCCAGCCATGGACACGCAGTTCCCGGTGCCAAAC CTCgaggccccgccctggccccagcccgTCACTTCCACCCCTGCACCCAAGGCCGAGCCTGCCATCATCCCTGCCACCCGAAATGAGCCCATCGGGCTGAAGGCTTCCGACTTCCTGCCC GCCGTGAAGATCCCCCAGCAGACAGAGCTGGTGGACGAGGATGCCATGTCACAGATCCGCAAAGGCCACGACACCATGTGCGTGGTGCTCACCAGCCGCCACAAGAACCTGGACACCGTGCGGGCCGTGTGGACCACAGGTGACATCAAG ACGTCGGTGGACTCAGCCGTGGCCATCAATGACCTGTCGGTGGTGGTGGACCTCCTGAACATTGTCAACCAGAAAGC ctccctgtgGAAGCTGGACCTGTGCACCACGGTCCTGCCGCAGATCGAGAAGCTTCTGCAGAGCAAGTACGAGAG CTATGTCCAGACAGGCTGCACCTCGCTGAAGCTGATCCTGCAGCGGTTTCTGCCGCTAATCACTGACATCCTGGCAGCCCCGCCCTCTGTGGGCGTGGACATTAGCCgggaggagag gcTCCACAAGTGCCGGCTCTGCTACAAGCAGCTCAAGGGCATCAGCGGCCTCGTCAAGAGCAAGGCGGGCTTGAGCGGCCGCCACGGCAGTGCCTTCCGGGAGCTGCACTTGCTCATGGCCAGTTTGGACTGA